A stretch of the Aegilops tauschii subsp. strangulata cultivar AL8/78 chromosome 4, Aet v6.0, whole genome shotgun sequence genome encodes the following:
- the LOC109776357 gene encoding uncharacterized protein, with protein MATKGQLVRERNVKITSSREGRQRGNSQSEQLVQVPKQKDSAAGGNIDGKFEDRIRVVKNDKIRRQREPRNAEGDVGLKSSKPWPARKATTVDELVKHMSKVPSYLQRKETADHLQDKALNVGVLEWGLLARWSHEQKHEPYSSHGASSSDTSRSVLFSSPSHSSASPSSKSLDSNQSPLNDHQRCFMKSQQSSPVDKHDEKANSPSPNSAVLSLLPGHGKHLHTENSGNSDGLNLSEFSPPADSVTAASGSCTPHDMVDEDTTRKIEEAVHHCSRRLFTDDDNTGRSFFTPNDDDSMCVDPLQSNGFSGLIPSAVMETERNGSRSPVGFLEDIGQSPEFPRIPYSCPLPIMDSTEELGTSSSATRDAFVRAAVTRGEHGNRHKSPVSVCKKPLLISSKFTDMDVLPDRHLVSGLNGMGRCSSLKEAPSPRRPDTSVDKINEDKRSNSRGRRSPLRRMLDPLLKPRQPSTSVAPIQASFVPKCHLSSSINKQSINLEGSGSQNVQRRSVDAVVNSNNHAEANINQPPRVLLNSERYLNQERDSTRTRQALLQLAWKNGLPLFMLSYGDSDILAATVRRKGISDKDDLESAYTLFTVEEPKKKSGAWITAGNKNKKHQLVSSIVGEMKISRRKSRCCHARDFHVHREFVLVGSELLPTPDEPGDSHISREIGAFISAVPQTAETPHQSSSQNSSRGSSAPIGCSCPPLGNIYRNMTNASSAPASVIAILPNGFHGASTSGQPLPLMERWRSRGSCDCGGWDEGCTLSILTDNTQGNQGCKSIQVNQTQDGSHRFDLLSQGRSREDRHAFSMVSFKEGLYAVEFRSSIALLQAFAMCIVMLHGRSPVRTQADLPASQDDAVFADHKLKAMAAAGQGRAPASYVPRQPPLSPVGRA; from the exons ATGGCGACAAAAGGACAGCTTGTTAGAGAAAGAAATGTGAAGATCACATCAAGCCGTGAAGGGCGTCAGAGGGGTAATTCACAGTCAGAACAATTAGTGCAAGTTCCAAAGCAGAAGGACTCAGCAGCCGGTGGAAACATTGATGGAAAATTTGAAGATAGAATCAGAGTTGTGAAGAATGACAAGATTCGAAGGCAGCGAGAACCTCGAAATGCAGAAGGGGATGTAGGCTTGAAGAGCTCAAAACCATGGCCTGCACGAAAGGCAACTACTGTTGATGAACTTGTCAAGCATATGTCCAAAGTTCCTTCTTATTTACAGCGCAAAGAGACGGCTGACCATCTTCAGGACAAGGCACTGAATGTTGGGGTTCTTGAGTGGGGCCTTCTTGCAAGGTGGTCTCATGAACAAAAACATGAGCCCTATAGCAGCCATGGAGCCTCTTCATCTGATACCAGCAGATCTGTTCTATTCTCTTCTCCATCTCATTCTTCTGCAAGCCCCAGCAGCAAATCTCTTGATAGCAATCAGTCTCCACTGAATGACCACCAGCGTTGTTTTATGAAGTCTCAGCAAAGCAGTCCTGTGGACAAACACGATGAGAAGGCCAATTCACCTAGCCCAAATTCCGCAGTGTTGAGCTTGTTGCCGGGGCATGGCAAGCACCTTCATACAGAGAACAGTGGTAACAGTGATGGCTTAAATCTCAGCGAGTTTTCTCCCCCCGCAGACTCTGTGACTGCTGCCTCTGGGAGCTGCACGCCGCATGATATGGTTGATGAAGATACTACAAGGAAGATAGAGGAGGCTGTTCATCACTGTTCCCGCAGGCTTTTTACAGATGATGATAACACCGGGAGAAGTTTCTTCACACCCAATGACGATGATTCCATGTGTGTCGACCCTCTGCAGAGCAATGGCTTCAGTGGTCTAATACCAAGTGCTGTGATGGAAACAGAAAGAAATGGCAGTAGGTCACCTGTCGGTTTCTTGGAGGATATTGGCCAATCCCCTGAATTTCCTCGTATTCCATACTCATGTCCACTCCCCATCATGGATTCCACTGAAGAGCTTGGCACCAGTAGCTCTGCAACTAGAGATGCTTTTGTTAGGGCAGCTGTAACAAGAGGTGAACACGGTAACAGACACAAATCTCCTGTTAGTGTCTGCAAGAAACCTCTCCTGATTAGCTCAAAGTTCACTGATATGGATGTGCTGCCTGATCGTCATCTTGTTTCTGGGCTGAATGGAATGGGCAGATGCTCTAGCCTGAAGGAAGCACCATCTCCCCGACGGCCTGACACCTCTGTGGATAAGATTAATGAGGACAAGCGATCAAACAGCAGAGGTAGACGCAGCCCATTGAGGAGGATGTTAGATCCACTATTAAAGCCTAGGCAACCATCCACTTCTGTTGCACCAATTCAAGCTTCATTTGTTCCAAAGTGTCATCTGTCAAGCAGTATTAATAAGCAATCGATTAACTTGGAAGGGTCTGGATCACAAAATGTGCAGCGTAGGTCAGTTGATGCAGTAGTCAATTCAAATAACCATGCTGAAGCAAACATAAATCAGCCTCCTCGTGTGCTGTTGAACAGTGAGAGGTACCTCAACCAAGAAAGGGATTCAACAAGAACAAGGCAAGCGCTTCTGCAGCTAGCATGGAAAAACGGCCTACCTTTATTCATGCTTTCTTATGGTGATTCTGATATCCTGGCGGCCACTGTGAGAAGGAAGGGCATCTCTGACAAGGATGATCTGGAAAGTGCATATACTTTATTCACTGTTGAAGAGCCCAAGAAAAAGAGTGGAGCTTGGATCACAGCAGGCAATAAGAACAAGAAACATCAACTGGTATCCAGTATTGTTGGGGAAATGAAGATCTCACGACGAAAATCGAGATGCTGCCATGCAAGAGATTTTCATGTGCACAGGGAATTTGTGCTGGTTGGTTCTGAACTGCTACCAACACCTGATGAACCTGGTGATTCACACATTAGCAGAGAAATTGGGGCTTTTATCAGCGCAGTTCCTCAAACAGCAGAAACTCCTCATCAATCATCTTCACAGAATTCTAGCCGAGGTAGTTCAGCACCAATTGGCTGCTCTTGCCCTCCTCTGGGAAACATCTACCGTAACATGACAAATGCTAGTTCAGCTCCAGCCAGTGTTATTGCCATACTACCTAACGGCTTCCACGGCGCATCAACTTCTGGACAGCCTTTACCTCTGATGGAGAGGTGGAGATCCAGAGGATCATGTGACTGTGGTGGGTGGGATGAAGGTTGCACGCTGAGTATCCTCACCGACAACACCCAAGGAAACCAAGGATGCAAGTCTATTCAGGTGAACCAAACGCAGGATGGCAGTCATCGATTCGACTTGCTCTCTCAG GGTCGATCACGGGAAGATCGTCATGCCTTCAGTATGGTTTCATTTAAAGAAGGGTTATACGCAGTCGAATTCAGATCATCCATTGCTCTACTTCAGGCTTTCGCGATGTGTATAGTGATGCTTCACGGGAGGAGCCCTGTGAGGACGCAGGCCGATTTGCCAGCCTCGCAAGACGATGCAGTCTTTGCCGATCATAAGCTGAAGGCTATGGCAGCAGCCGGCCAAGGTAGAGCTCCGGCCAGCTATGTGCCGCGTCAGCCACCTCTATCTCCCGTAGGGCGAGCCTAG